TGAATTcgactaatattttatttatttttatctaatggTGAAGATGGCTGTGATACGACGAATCTGGAGTACGTTGAATACAGAACaaaccatttaaaatttttgggGTTCTAATTATTGTTTGCCCCAGGCCTTTGGATACCTAGCTACGCCACTGTACAAGCTTTATATCCTGTGTTATAAGTGGGCCGCATCTAAGTCTGTGTACCTAGAGCCGTTTTCTTTAGTCCATTGGGCGCGTTATTTACGACTCAAATGTTATGTCTAACTCGTAAACCCTAATACAATGCGTCTATAAAGACCCAATGATGTATTGTTTTACGGAATAATGTACAAGtgaatatttctatatacatatgtacgtTGAAATCTgatgttgttatttttatttgtttaaacgtaacgtatatgaaaaataggcgatttatataaaaatacctcattttgttacatttttttttgttcattgtCTTGGCTTGTTATTtgataataggtacctaagtaatgCATGTAGCATGTGACGTTGTTAAGatcaatatagttttatttttaatggaaaaatttataattaaagataAGCACAgatcaaaaaaaaatggctataaaatcattatagGACATTTTTTTTGGATAGatgtaaaacatattatatatcaagTTTTTAACGCTCCGCTTACTCCACGAGTATTTTTCAAGAGTGTAAATAGTATGCACTGAACAGTTACTGACATGTCGGTTCACAAGACAATCTAAATGTATGCGTTATTAGTAGCAAAGCGAACTCTCTATAACGGATGAAATGCAATGCTTTAGTTCCGAGGCTTGCCGGCATGGGTCGTTGTATGAAACAGAAAGCATGACTCACATTAATAAGCTTAAAACGATTTTGCACatgttacattaaattaaaaagtatataagtaaGCATTGCGTCGTGTGTTTTTGACAGTTTTGcttcaatttttatgtaagtaaataattatgtaacatgacttgatcaataaattatgtcaTCAATGTAGAAACCCATGAATGTTGGTGTTTGAAAAACCCATGTGTGGTTTTGCgaaactaacaaaaatacagaCGCGTAAGTGTTAAAAATGCGTTGGCGATACTATACCTGTCCTTTCTAAATACACACCTCTCTGTGCGCATTCCTTTTTTAGGTTTAACCTCAAGGGGGTACCTTTTAAAGACACGTTATTGTGAACGGTCTTCAGTTCTAAACTGATGCCGAAGGTTGCGACCCCGCTGACATTGCCCATACAAGGCAACGATACACTGAATTCTGGGGACAAATTTGACATTCACGTTATTTGGCTCCGAAGGACCTATTTGGTCCTTCGAAGACAACGATGTCCTGGCgactttttgataaattatttttatggtattTTGTGCTGACAGAACTATGACTCttacactaataaataaatgttttatctgtctcttcttcttatttttaaatatgtacaatgtatgtacgtacatcATTACTAAGTTTGCATCTTAGTAATAATGtacattgtatatatttaaaaataggattaagtaacataaaaacattagaacaaaaacattaaacattaaaacattaGAAAAAGTTTAGaagattaaaaacatttttggcGTAAAAATGTTCCATCTTATGTTATGACCATCATAGGCCTAGGTTGTTTAATGCAATCTTTTGtgcaaatacaaattttttgtaaaacacaattaataatattacagtgCACTAAATATTACCTTTGGGGGTCTTCGGCACTCGTCCTCTAGTTTTAATGGAAAGAACTGGCGGCTTCATTATCTTCAGATCTGATGATGAGAGTGTCTCAAAGTTGTACTCGTATCGCTTTTTAGACTTCCACGTGAAATTCACGTAGTTCACTTCTGAAGGAATCACCGGCAGTTTCAACGAGAAGTTCGGGTCTAGGATGTAGGATTGCACATTGCCGTCGATTATTGCGAATATTTTCATTGCTAGACCTGTAGTAAGTAAAAAGTTTTGGTGTCCTATTCATCTATATGCAGGTGTGGACAAAAGGCACATAAGAAGAAAGTGACAAATTCAAGAAATATAACTTAAACTACTAAGTTCAAGAAAGATTTTATCTGCATTTGTATCAGTTTCAAGTGATAATTGAATGTCAGAGTCAGAATTCAGAAGTGGGATCGAATCTTATTAGAAAGTATTGGACTTAGTCTCAGATCCACAAAGAAGCTATATTGGAAAACAAGTCTTTTAGTCTGCGTCTCGTCTCCAAGACTTTGATCAGAAGTAGAACCTTTAGAGAAACTTACCGCTGAACATTCGCACTTGTCTCTCGTCAATCCACAGCGATATATCTGTATGATATCTGACGTCAGGTTCTGGATCCTTGTATACTCTCCGGCCTGACCCCAGGGCTAGGGACAGGGCCAGCGCCACGCCGGCCGCCAGACGGGCGCCCGTCGACGCCGACCGCCACATGCTCAACAAATAACACATTCATAAACAACTGGACCTTTGAAGTTCTAGAGGATGATAGGAGTAGAGATGGAGAAGTCTCAAGCTACTTATCTAAAGGTATGCAAAGGGAAAAAAAGACTTCCTTCAAGTGAAGATAATATCGTGAGAAAACTTATACGCTGTTAACAAAGTATAATCGGATGGTTACCTATAAGACAGTCAAAGAAAAACCTGATATTTTAAACCTATTTATAAGATTGCATTGTCAATTTCCCAGGTTTCTACAAATAATATCCGCGCTTTAGTCCTACAAGATTTGTTAGACTTAGGTGTTAGGTATGAAAGtgttaaatcttaatttatgcAAGTATATCACTACTTGTGACTTATGAGGAAGAAATCCGGAATACGctcagaagagagagagagagagaccacttatcataattttttcatgTCCGCAAGGATTGAGGAGCAACTTCTGAATGTGCAGATAACGTAGCATATGTGAACGCGCCCGAGCCTGATCATCATAAAATGTAAGCTCAACAAGTGGTCAAGTTAAACGCCGtgaaaaatacacacaataaTAACCGTGTAAGTGgcatataatttgttttaatgcgtacaaaatatgtttcgACCGTCGCCGATCgcccaaaaaataaaaataaataaacaaaattatcacAGTTAATATAATTGATTGGACCGTTTGGACGTGCTTCCACAGGTATCACCGTGAGAAAAGACCGGAGCTTAGAAAAAACGGACAACTTCATTAAATATCCCCTGTCAAAAGTAATGTCTACTAGTTTTTTCTCGCTCCCGATGTCAAATTAAACGTACAAAAGGtgttaacaaaaaaagtacTCGCTTCTATTTGTAGGGATGCTCAACAGTTTTATAAGAAGcactttttgtatatttgacgCAGTTGGATGACGTTTTGCATGATAATTACATGTATCTACtttaaatcatacaaaaagAACTTtcgtttctatttttttctttatatttaattttcaagtaaataaattgattttttttataaacaacagGACACAGGTCGAATAGCTGTTAAAAAGAGAAATAAGCAACAAACCAAAACACTACTGGGCGCCAATTTTTTATCggataactattttttttgctgCTAATATATCTATGAAATAAACACGTAATTATAACATATCTGGTGGGTCAATGgttaaattatcaaataaataacgaGTATGTaagtcaatttattatatacggAACATCATTACCAGATAACCTCAAATTAACGTAAGATATGATAAAACAagtatgttaaatattatataattacgaaataaaaacaaaacattatgaattgtttttatttcgtctGATAATTATACTAATTAACATCAAAAGCATTACTGTACTTGCAATTATGCACCACTTCTGACTTGGCAAAGGAGTATATAGTTTCCATTGTCTTTTTATAGTCCATAATAAAGGGCaagcaattttaatttagaataagaCCTGTTTCTCACACCACAATTGGGTCTGTAGAGCACAGACACGATTATACAGATATAAGGatgcaaaaattaaatgtaacattAGGCGTGGGGTTTGCAAAAGTTAGGTTAGGTCATTCGCACTCGGACCTTTTATCGCGGCTGCAGGATGTTCCAGACTGCGAGGCAGACCTtcctactaataaataaacgctGTGGCATGATTTTACAAGTTTTGAGGTATCGgttgtaaaatttgaaaagaaaattgggaagttatttaaaaaggtTAAGATGTAAACTGAAGAAAGAACACAGAaagacttaataaaaattttacagctacttaataaaattttcacgaAAAATCAGGAAAATCATTTGAGGACCTGCAACATTAATCGTGAGAATGAAAGATTGACAATCACACAGACACCACAAGAGAGATCCACTACTACTGAACCTGTATCTTAAACTATATTCTCCACTTATCATACACATAATCGGATCCTagaagttatttaaaataaactttaactgatacaaatgtttatatccaagtaaaataaataaacaacgcACAGTTGGGTACCCCTGGGCACTTGTTGAGCTAACCTGCTGCCCATACGATACCCGTTCGGAACAGGTAACagagtaaaaagtaaaaaaataatgtccgGCGCACACGGCCGCTCCTGCACCTCGCCACTCAACCCGTGTCCTATGTCATCAGATCATTTCTGATACGGCTTCTTATTTATCACTatctcatttatttcaattgattgtgtgaacttaaaattatttacgtgtggagtttttatatttagaacaattattaaatttcttttctcgttacaaatctta
This DNA window, taken from Plodia interpunctella isolate USDA-ARS_2022_Savannah chromosome 2, ilPloInte3.2, whole genome shotgun sequence, encodes the following:
- the shf gene encoding protein shifted isoform X2 encodes the protein MWRSASTGARLAAGVALALSLALGSGRRVYKDPEPDVRYHTDISLWIDERQVRMFSGLAMKIFAIIDGNVQSYILDPNFSLKLPVIPSEVNYVNFTWKSKKRYEYNFETLSSSDLKIMKPPVLSIKTRGRVPKTPKEFSVSLPCMGNVSGVATFGISLELKTVHNNVSLKGTPLRLNLKKECAQRGPDPECDKKCANQGWCNHEKICQCPEGYMGQHCKTALCYPQCVNGGNCTAPGVCSCPPGYQGRNCEGGLCSQKCLNGGKCIQKDTCQCTKGYYGLRCEFSKCVIPCLNGGRCKGINKCRCQHRFAGNHCEVALRGGECTRGRGCRHGVCAGGRRGRNCRRSDGSSEDSSEHRRF
- the shf gene encoding protein shifted isoform X1, with the translated sequence MWRSASTGARLAAGVALALSLALGSGRRVYKDPEPDVRYHTDISLWIDERQVRMFSGLAMKIFAIIDGNVQSYILDPNFSLKLPVIPSEVNYVNFTWKSKKRYEYNFETLSSSDLKIMKPPVLSIKTRGRVPKTPKEFSVSLPCMGNVSGVATFGISLELKTVHNNVSLKGTPLRLNLKKECAQRGVYLERTGPDPECDKKCANQGWCNHEKICQCPEGYMGQHCKTALCYPQCVNGGNCTAPGVCSCPPGYQGRNCEGGLCSQKCLNGGKCIQKDTCQCTKGYYGLRCEFSKCVIPCLNGGRCKGINKCRCQHRFAGNHCEVALRGGECTRGRGCRHGVCAGGRRGRNCRRSDGSSEDSSEHRRF